A genomic stretch from Alosa sapidissima isolate fAloSap1 chromosome 3, fAloSap1.pri, whole genome shotgun sequence includes:
- the nudt1 gene encoding 7,8-dihydro-8-oxoguanine triphosphatase, with product MFTSKLLTLVLVVQPGRVLLGMKKRGFGAGKWNGFGGKVQLGETIEQAAHRELLEESGLTVDTLDKIGNIKFEFIGETELLDVHVFRADSFHGEPTESDEMRPQWFDCDKIPFSEMWADDILWFPMMLQKKKFLGYFKFQGHDLIVEHKLEEVNEVS from the exons ATGTTCACCTCAAAGCTTTTGACCCTTGTCTTGGTGGTGCAGCCAGGAAGGGTGTTACTGGGCATGAAGAAGAGGGGGTTTGGAGCAGGTAAATGGAATGGATTTGGAGGAAAAGTGCAACTAGGTGAAACCATTGAGCAGGCAGCCCATCG AGAACTGTTGGAGGAAAGTGGTCTCACTGTGGACACACTGGACAAGATTGGAAACATCAAATTTGAATTCATTGGAGAGACAGAATTATTAGATGTCCACGTATTCAGAGCAGACTCATTCCACGGAGAACCAACAGAATCAGATG AAATGAGGCCTCAGTGGTTTGACTGTGACAAAATCCCCTTCAGTGAAATGTGGGCAGATGACATTCTATGGTTTCCCATGATGCTTCAGAAGAAAAAATTCCTTGGTTATTTCAAATTTCAGGGCCATGATTTGATTGTGGAACACAAGCTTGAAGAGGTAAATGAGGTTTCATGA
- the snx8a gene encoding sorting nexin-8a isoform X1: MEGELNEGSVPAYYREVHQALSGQADERVQVLVFQRLLSRTDLPRAVQTQIADHVENSDGFLSKLSLYKGLALIALAQQGKQPSPKLLENCIQEFPKPLLGDPKDLMSLKMKPAQEDPLTVSQTLAKLLGKDTIQIEIIPEKKGLFLKHVEYQITSQRFKISVYRRYSDFDVFHEIMLQRFAYRMVPALPPKRMLKGVLTSTSEREFIEGRRRALLRFINLVARHPFFSEDELLKTFLTFNGSDVQTKLRDAYKKMGDEFLTCRHATQAKDYLPADIQAQFSSSRELIKNIHNSFHKLRDRAERMAERSKENATDLLMFGKELSTLGTDTSPIPPLASSQSTWGSLRQSIKGLSVEFGLLADKAMQQGRREEDDVVEKLNLFLDLLQSYRDLCERHEKGVLHEHQRALQKYSVMKRQMMSATVQPKEQVSVEQLESRIIQQENAIQTMELRNYFSLFCLHQETQLVFTYLTITSHILGAFVNSQVQGHREMGEVWSDLHPKLSCLFGGSNGLQSPPLSPK, encoded by the exons ATGGAAGGCGAGTTAAATGAAG GGTCAGTGCCTGCATACTACAGGGAGGTGCATCAAGCCCTCAGCGGCCAAGCAGACGAGCGAGTGCAGGTGCTGGTTTTTCAGCGACTCCTTAGCAGAACAGACCTCCCTAGAGCTGTGCAAACTCAG ATTGCGGATCACGTGGAGAACAGTGATGGCTTTCTCAGTAAGTTATCACTCTATAAAGGCCTGGCACTGATTGCCCTTGCTCAGCAAGGCAAACAGCCGAGTCCTAAGCTGTTGGAGAATTGCATTCAAG agtttcCCAAGCCCCTGCTGGGTGATCCAAAGGACCTGATGAGCCTCAAGATGAAGCCTGCTCAGGAGGACCCCCTGACTGTGTCGCAGACGTTAGCCAAACTGTTGGGAAAGGACACAATACAAATTGAGATCATCCCAGAGAAGAAGGGCCTTTTCCTTAAACATGTAGAGTATCAGATCACCAGCCAG CGCTTCAAAATATCGGTCTACCGTCGATACAGCGACTTTGATGTCTTCCATGAGATCATGCTGCAGAGGTTTGCCTACAGAATGGTGCCTGCACTGCCACCCAAGAGAATGCTGAAAGGAG TGTTGACCTCCACATCGGAGCGGGAGTTCATTGAGGGCAGACGGCGTGCCCTGTTGAGGTTCATCAACCTGGTGGCACGGCATCCATTCTTCTCAGAGGATGAGCTGCTCAAGACCTTCCTGACCTTCAATGGTTCG GATGTCCAAACCAAACTGCGTGATGCATACAAAAAAATGGGGGATGAGTTTTTAACATGCAGACATGCAACTCAAGCAAAG GACTATCTTCCAGCTGACATCCAGGCCCAGTTTTCTTCCAGCAGAGAACTGATCAAAAATATCCATAACAGCTTCCACAAGCTGCGGGATCGGGCCGAGAGGATGGCAGAGCGCTCCAAGGAGAATGCCACGGATCTGCTCATGTTCGGGAAGGAGCTCAG TACCTTGGGGACAGATACCTCTCCCATCCCTCCTCTGGCTTCGTCACAAAGCACCTGGGGGTCCCTGAGACAGTCCATCAAAGGCCTGTCGGTGGAGTTTGGGCTGCTTGCTGACAAAGCTATGCAGCAG ggaagaagagaggaggatgatgtGGTGGAAAAACTGAATCTCTTTCTGGATTTGCTTCAGTCCTACAGA GACCTGTGTGAGCGGCATGAGAAGGGCGTGCTGCACGAGCACCAGCGTGCTCTGCAGAAGTACAGTGTGATGAAGAGGCAGATGATGAGTGCCACTGTGCAGCCAAAGGAACAGGTGTCAGTGGAACAGCTGGAGTCACGCATCATACAG CAAGAGAATGCCATCCAGACCATGGAGCTTAGGAACTACTTCTCCCTGTTCTGCCTCCATCAAGAGACCCAGCTGGTCTTCACATACTTGACCATCACCTCTCACATCCTGGGTGCCTTTGTGAACTCCCAGGTGCAAGGACACAGAGAG ATGGGTGAGGTTTGGAGTGATCTCCATCCAAAGCTGAGCTGCCTGTTTGGGGGCAGTAATGGTCTCcagtctccacctctctcaCCCAAGTAA
- the snx8a gene encoding sorting nexin-8a isoform X2: MKIADHVENSDGFLSKLSLYKGLALIALAQQGKQPSPKLLENCIQEFPKPLLGDPKDLMSLKMKPAQEDPLTVSQTLAKLLGKDTIQIEIIPEKKGLFLKHVEYQITSQRFKISVYRRYSDFDVFHEIMLQRFAYRMVPALPPKRMLKGVLTSTSEREFIEGRRRALLRFINLVARHPFFSEDELLKTFLTFNGSDVQTKLRDAYKKMGDEFLTCRHATQAKDYLPADIQAQFSSSRELIKNIHNSFHKLRDRAERMAERSKENATDLLMFGKELSTLGTDTSPIPPLASSQSTWGSLRQSIKGLSVEFGLLADKAMQQGRREEDDVVEKLNLFLDLLQSYRDLCERHEKGVLHEHQRALQKYSVMKRQMMSATVQPKEQVSVEQLESRIIQQENAIQTMELRNYFSLFCLHQETQLVFTYLTITSHILGAFVNSQVQGHREMGEVWSDLHPKLSCLFGGSNGLQSPPLSPK, from the exons ATGAAG ATTGCGGATCACGTGGAGAACAGTGATGGCTTTCTCAGTAAGTTATCACTCTATAAAGGCCTGGCACTGATTGCCCTTGCTCAGCAAGGCAAACAGCCGAGTCCTAAGCTGTTGGAGAATTGCATTCAAG agtttcCCAAGCCCCTGCTGGGTGATCCAAAGGACCTGATGAGCCTCAAGATGAAGCCTGCTCAGGAGGACCCCCTGACTGTGTCGCAGACGTTAGCCAAACTGTTGGGAAAGGACACAATACAAATTGAGATCATCCCAGAGAAGAAGGGCCTTTTCCTTAAACATGTAGAGTATCAGATCACCAGCCAG CGCTTCAAAATATCGGTCTACCGTCGATACAGCGACTTTGATGTCTTCCATGAGATCATGCTGCAGAGGTTTGCCTACAGAATGGTGCCTGCACTGCCACCCAAGAGAATGCTGAAAGGAG TGTTGACCTCCACATCGGAGCGGGAGTTCATTGAGGGCAGACGGCGTGCCCTGTTGAGGTTCATCAACCTGGTGGCACGGCATCCATTCTTCTCAGAGGATGAGCTGCTCAAGACCTTCCTGACCTTCAATGGTTCG GATGTCCAAACCAAACTGCGTGATGCATACAAAAAAATGGGGGATGAGTTTTTAACATGCAGACATGCAACTCAAGCAAAG GACTATCTTCCAGCTGACATCCAGGCCCAGTTTTCTTCCAGCAGAGAACTGATCAAAAATATCCATAACAGCTTCCACAAGCTGCGGGATCGGGCCGAGAGGATGGCAGAGCGCTCCAAGGAGAATGCCACGGATCTGCTCATGTTCGGGAAGGAGCTCAG TACCTTGGGGACAGATACCTCTCCCATCCCTCCTCTGGCTTCGTCACAAAGCACCTGGGGGTCCCTGAGACAGTCCATCAAAGGCCTGTCGGTGGAGTTTGGGCTGCTTGCTGACAAAGCTATGCAGCAG ggaagaagagaggaggatgatgtGGTGGAAAAACTGAATCTCTTTCTGGATTTGCTTCAGTCCTACAGA GACCTGTGTGAGCGGCATGAGAAGGGCGTGCTGCACGAGCACCAGCGTGCTCTGCAGAAGTACAGTGTGATGAAGAGGCAGATGATGAGTGCCACTGTGCAGCCAAAGGAACAGGTGTCAGTGGAACAGCTGGAGTCACGCATCATACAG CAAGAGAATGCCATCCAGACCATGGAGCTTAGGAACTACTTCTCCCTGTTCTGCCTCCATCAAGAGACCCAGCTGGTCTTCACATACTTGACCATCACCTCTCACATCCTGGGTGCCTTTGTGAACTCCCAGGTGCAAGGACACAGAGAG ATGGGTGAGGTTTGGAGTGATCTCCATCCAAAGCTGAGCTGCCTGTTTGGGGGCAGTAATGGTCTCcagtctccacctctctcaCCCAAGTAA
- the snx8a gene encoding sorting nexin-8a isoform X3: MSLKMKPAQEDPLTVSQTLAKLLGKDTIQIEIIPEKKGLFLKHVEYQITSQRFKISVYRRYSDFDVFHEIMLQRFAYRMVPALPPKRMLKGVLTSTSEREFIEGRRRALLRFINLVARHPFFSEDELLKTFLTFNGSDVQTKLRDAYKKMGDEFLTCRHATQAKDYLPADIQAQFSSSRELIKNIHNSFHKLRDRAERMAERSKENATDLLMFGKELSTLGTDTSPIPPLASSQSTWGSLRQSIKGLSVEFGLLADKAMQQGRREEDDVVEKLNLFLDLLQSYRDLCERHEKGVLHEHQRALQKYSVMKRQMMSATVQPKEQVSVEQLESRIIQQENAIQTMELRNYFSLFCLHQETQLVFTYLTITSHILGAFVNSQVQGHREMGEVWSDLHPKLSCLFGGSNGLQSPPLSPK; this comes from the exons ATGAGCCTCAAGATGAAGCCTGCTCAGGAGGACCCCCTGACTGTGTCGCAGACGTTAGCCAAACTGTTGGGAAAGGACACAATACAAATTGAGATCATCCCAGAGAAGAAGGGCCTTTTCCTTAAACATGTAGAGTATCAGATCACCAGCCAG CGCTTCAAAATATCGGTCTACCGTCGATACAGCGACTTTGATGTCTTCCATGAGATCATGCTGCAGAGGTTTGCCTACAGAATGGTGCCTGCACTGCCACCCAAGAGAATGCTGAAAGGAG TGTTGACCTCCACATCGGAGCGGGAGTTCATTGAGGGCAGACGGCGTGCCCTGTTGAGGTTCATCAACCTGGTGGCACGGCATCCATTCTTCTCAGAGGATGAGCTGCTCAAGACCTTCCTGACCTTCAATGGTTCG GATGTCCAAACCAAACTGCGTGATGCATACAAAAAAATGGGGGATGAGTTTTTAACATGCAGACATGCAACTCAAGCAAAG GACTATCTTCCAGCTGACATCCAGGCCCAGTTTTCTTCCAGCAGAGAACTGATCAAAAATATCCATAACAGCTTCCACAAGCTGCGGGATCGGGCCGAGAGGATGGCAGAGCGCTCCAAGGAGAATGCCACGGATCTGCTCATGTTCGGGAAGGAGCTCAG TACCTTGGGGACAGATACCTCTCCCATCCCTCCTCTGGCTTCGTCACAAAGCACCTGGGGGTCCCTGAGACAGTCCATCAAAGGCCTGTCGGTGGAGTTTGGGCTGCTTGCTGACAAAGCTATGCAGCAG ggaagaagagaggaggatgatgtGGTGGAAAAACTGAATCTCTTTCTGGATTTGCTTCAGTCCTACAGA GACCTGTGTGAGCGGCATGAGAAGGGCGTGCTGCACGAGCACCAGCGTGCTCTGCAGAAGTACAGTGTGATGAAGAGGCAGATGATGAGTGCCACTGTGCAGCCAAAGGAACAGGTGTCAGTGGAACAGCTGGAGTCACGCATCATACAG CAAGAGAATGCCATCCAGACCATGGAGCTTAGGAACTACTTCTCCCTGTTCTGCCTCCATCAAGAGACCCAGCTGGTCTTCACATACTTGACCATCACCTCTCACATCCTGGGTGCCTTTGTGAACTCCCAGGTGCAAGGACACAGAGAG ATGGGTGAGGTTTGGAGTGATCTCCATCCAAAGCTGAGCTGCCTGTTTGGGGGCAGTAATGGTCTCcagtctccacctctctcaCCCAAGTAA